A genomic stretch from Sphingobacterium sp. ML3W includes:
- a CDS encoding nucleotidyltransferase domain-containing protein: MKYIVKDIISLTDRKRHFIERLVADLRTIEHIEAIALGGSHATGRANENSDIDIAIYYNEKQPFSIQYIREFVKK, translated from the coding sequence ATGAAGTACATAGTAAAAGATATCATAAGTTTAACAGATAGGAAGAGACATTTTATTGAACGTCTTGTTGCAGATCTACGCACGATAGAACACATTGAGGCGATTGCATTGGGGGGATCACATGCGACAGGAAGAGCAAATGAAAACTCCGATATTGATATAGCCATTTATTATAACGAAAAGCAGCCCTTTTCAATCCAATACATCAGAGAATTTGTAAAAAAATAA
- a CDS encoding DUF4240 domain-containing protein: MENIETSKWFWAIVEKAALSREKLKEILISFSKEEIIRFQEEFVDASIELQCEPFTDYMEESEDGREDIANWVVSNGENFYFEILDKPEKIPHNVSDFTEQILYGIADAVCLEKYGESTGIY, encoded by the coding sequence ATGGAAAATATTGAAACATCCAAATGGTTTTGGGCTATTGTAGAAAAGGCAGCACTTAGTAGGGAAAAGTTGAAAGAGATTCTTATTTCTTTTTCTAAAGAGGAAATAATTAGGTTTCAGGAAGAATTTGTGGACGCTTCTATTGAATTACAGTGTGAACCATTCACTGATTATATGGAAGAGTCAGAAGACGGGAGGGAAGATATTGCAAACTGGGTGGTGAGTAATGGTGAAAATTTCTATTTTGAAATTTTAGATAAGCCAGAGAAAATACCCCATAATGTTAGTGATTTTACGGAACAGATACTTTATGGGATAGCGGATGCAGTTTGTTTAGAAAAATATGGGGAGTCAACAGGTATTTATTAA
- a CDS encoding MFS transporter, whose product MKNSIYVLALGAFGIITTEFGIVGILPTISRQFQVSIDTAGWLLSTFAITVAVSSPFITSFTTKINRKLLLCLVMSIFVFSNLISAFSSNFSILMVARILPAILHPLFWNISIAIAFKNSGAKGVSTVMLGLSLATVLGIPLTTYAVDLFHNWQASFFLSSAISLIAFIGLLLFIPSIPADNSKSTQNQISVLKSPQLWLNLISTICTLAAMFSSYTYLTAYLEQITKMDGAQISIMLLLFGGMGTLGNWLMGLALNRNVLLTARLFLASLITVQVLAYYLGGIFTPMVVIVSLWGMIHTGGFLVSNIRTTQSVPHHALEFVNSLLTSSFNIGISLGAFLGGVISAYYGVHYVLWVSILLLAVTFAMSFVSFPKENTKSEGTMHTKLAPSVCE is encoded by the coding sequence ATGAAAAATTCGATCTACGTCCTGGCTCTGGGCGCTTTTGGCATAATCACCACTGAATTTGGGATAGTTGGCATCCTTCCAACGATTAGTCGGCAATTCCAGGTATCAATAGATACTGCGGGGTGGTTGCTTAGTACTTTTGCCATAACTGTCGCAGTCTCCTCTCCTTTTATCACTTCATTCACGACCAAAATAAATCGAAAACTCCTTTTGTGTTTGGTTATGAGCATATTCGTTTTCTCAAACTTAATCTCAGCATTTTCTTCAAATTTCTCGATACTCATGGTCGCCCGTATACTACCAGCCATTTTACATCCCCTATTCTGGAATATCTCTATTGCAATAGCCTTTAAAAACAGTGGCGCAAAAGGCGTTTCTACAGTGATGTTAGGGCTAAGCTTAGCTACAGTATTAGGTATTCCATTAACGACATATGCTGTAGATCTCTTCCACAATTGGCAGGCTTCGTTCTTCCTCAGTAGCGCAATCAGTTTGATTGCCTTTATCGGTCTATTACTCTTCATACCTTCTATCCCAGCAGATAACTCGAAGTCTACACAGAATCAGATATCCGTTCTAAAAAGTCCACAATTGTGGCTCAATCTGATTTCTACCATTTGTACATTAGCAGCAATGTTCTCAAGTTATACTTATCTTACTGCCTATCTTGAGCAAATTACAAAAATGGATGGGGCTCAGATCAGTATCATGTTGCTTCTTTTTGGTGGCATGGGAACTTTAGGAAACTGGCTTATGGGGTTAGCCCTGAATAGAAATGTGTTATTGACTGCAAGACTTTTTTTGGCTTCTTTAATTACAGTACAGGTTTTAGCTTACTACCTTGGTGGAATCTTTACGCCAATGGTCGTTATCGTTTCCCTTTGGGGAATGATTCATACGGGGGGCTTTTTAGTTTCAAATATCAGAACAACACAGTCTGTTCCTCATCATGCCTTAGAATTTGTGAATAGCTTACTTACTTCATCATTCAATATCGGCATATCCTTAGGTGCATTTCTCGGTGGTGTAATAAGCGCGTATTACGGAGTTCATTATGTTTTATGGGTAAGTATTCTGTTACTCGCTGTAACATTCGCTATGAGTTTTGTCAGTTTTCCAAAAGAAAATACAAAAAGTGAAGGAACAATGCACACAAAACTTGCTCCATCGGTCTGTGAATAA
- a CDS encoding AraC family transcriptional regulator, with the protein MMKRENIDQLVKVEHHKEVNCPLKDNQFSFFQIIYVICGKGFLKINNNTASYSEGSLILLTPNDQHYLEIVEKTELLLIKFSERYVKDYKWNSINSMECLLYGASYLSGCILQNKPDVILVDSIVSSLLHNINHPDLFHEELTLHYVNAIIVIAARNISKMRVEHVASNTDKRALDIINYIQGNIHDPALLKVSSIAQKFGFSESYLGSYFKKQCGETIQHYILNYKMRLIEHRLLFSDMRVNEIVSEFGFSDESHLNKFFKKRHIMSLTEFRKTKGQTELEA; encoded by the coding sequence ATGATGAAACGCGAGAATATCGACCAATTGGTCAAAGTAGAGCATCATAAGGAGGTAAACTGTCCACTAAAAGACAATCAGTTCTCTTTTTTTCAAATCATATATGTGATTTGTGGAAAAGGATTCCTTAAGATAAATAACAATACAGCCTCATACAGCGAAGGCAGCCTGATCCTCCTTACACCAAATGATCAGCACTATTTGGAAATTGTCGAGAAAACGGAACTTTTGCTTATCAAGTTTAGCGAACGTTATGTTAAGGATTACAAATGGAACAGTATTAATTCTATGGAGTGCCTATTATACGGTGCTTCCTATTTGTCGGGGTGCATCTTACAGAATAAACCTGATGTTATTTTGGTTGATTCGATTGTATCGTCGCTTCTTCACAATATCAATCATCCAGACCTCTTCCATGAAGAGCTGACACTACACTATGTGAATGCTATTATTGTAATTGCTGCACGCAATATTTCAAAGATGAGAGTAGAGCATGTAGCCTCTAATACAGACAAGAGGGCCTTGGATATCATTAATTATATCCAAGGAAACATCCATGATCCAGCCCTGTTAAAGGTTTCTTCGATAGCACAAAAATTTGGTTTCTCTGAAAGCTATCTCGGTAGCTACTTTAAAAAGCAATGTGGTGAAACTATACAGCATTATATATTGAATTATAAAATGAGATTGATTGAGCATAGACTTCTTTTCAGCGATATGCGGGTTAACGAAATTGTTTCCGAATTTGGCTTTTCCGACGAAAGCCATCTCAATAAATTCTTTAAAAAGCGGCATATAATGAGCTTGACTGAATTCAGAAAGACAAAAGGACAAACAGAGTTGGAAGCTTAA
- a CDS encoding GNAT family N-acetyltransferase: protein MIRKSLNSEFDTIYEIINDASTAYKGKIPEDRWKEPYMDEHELREQIADGVEFWCYHQDNTILGVMGIQHKSDVTLIRHAYVRTTARNNGIGGKLLKHLSALTNKPILIGTWANANWAINFYVKNGFRQVSHIEKEELLREYWNIPLRQMETSVVLVSSDFVSKLAF from the coding sequence ATGATACGAAAGAGTCTAAATTCAGAATTCGATACGATCTACGAGATTATTAACGATGCATCTACAGCTTACAAGGGTAAGATACCTGAAGACCGGTGGAAAGAGCCTTATATGGATGAACACGAGTTGCGGGAACAAATTGCTGATGGGGTTGAATTTTGGTGCTATCACCAAGATAACACTATACTTGGTGTAATGGGGATTCAACACAAATCAGATGTGACCCTAATCCGCCATGCATATGTGAGGACGACAGCCAGAAACAATGGAATTGGTGGCAAATTGTTAAAACACCTTTCAGCACTTACCAATAAACCAATCCTAATTGGCACTTGGGCTAATGCCAATTGGGCAATTAATTTCTATGTAAAAAACGGCTTTCGTCAAGTTAGCCATATAGAAAAAGAAGAATTACTGCGGGAATATTGGAATATCCCCTTGCGACAAATGGAGACATCAGTCGTGCTCGTCAGTTCAGATTTTGTTAGTAAGTTAGCGTTCTGA
- a CDS encoding alpha/beta hydrolase fold domain-containing protein, translated as MVQLAENDILFDEGLAYARKLDEAGVTTTIQTYNGFIHDYGLLNPLDHIEAVKLSTEQGALALKKALFRK; from the coding sequence TTGGTGCAGCTAGCGGAAAATGATATCCTGTTTGACGAGGGATTAGCCTATGCTAGAAAATTAGATGAAGCAGGTGTCACAACCACTATTCAAACTTATAATGGGTTTATTCATGACTATGGATTATTGAATCCCTTGGATCATATCGAAGCAGTGAAGCTTTCAACAGAACAGGGCGCGCTAGCGCTCAAAAAGGCGCTATTTAGAAAATAG
- a CDS encoding IS3 family transposase (programmed frameshift), which produces MSRERKVYTKEFKLMSVELSNTRSDLSALARELDISPALLYRWRKEHSVKQGSSFSGNGKVILSESEQELARLRKELRETQMERDILKKAGKHLLQERHQIFRFIRDNREIFSVEKMCQVFKVSRAGYYNFLKGIPSNRSIENQQITMEIQDAFIRSKNTYGSPRITRELHKKNIKISRVRVAKLMRKAGLRSIVKKKFKVTTDSTHKFSVPENILDRDFKPGTLGAVWVSDITYIKTQQGWLYLTTVIDLGDRKVIGWALSETMNAVDTVISAFKMAQKARPITQKLIFHSDRGVQYACHEFSSMVEKNPLIIRSMSRKGNCWDNAVAESFFKTLKAECIYQHKFAHRKQAALIVFEYIETWYNRKRQHSALGYLSPEEFTRKINKQNIAA; this is translated from the exons ATGTCAAGAGAAAGAAAAGTTTATACCAAAGAGTTCAAACTGATGAGCGTTGAACTGAGCAACACGCGTAGCGACCTTAGCGCGCTGGCTAGGGAACTGGATATTAGCCCAGCATTATTGTATAGGTGGCGAAAGGAACATTCTGTAAAACAAGGAAGTAGTTTCTCTGGGAATGGAAAAGTTATCTTGAGTGAGAGTGAACAGGAGTTAGCACGATTAAGAAAAGAACTTCGGGAGACACAGATGGAACGGGATATATTAAAGAAGGCTG GTAAGCATCTTCTCCAAGAGCGACACCAAATATTCAGGTTCATAAGGGACAATAGGGAAATATTTTCAGTCGAGAAGATGTGTCAGGTGTTCAAGGTGAGCAGAGCGGGCTACTACAACTTTTTAAAGGGTATCCCTTCAAATAGAAGTATTGAAAACCAACAGATTACTATGGAAATCCAGGATGCATTTATAAGAAGTAAAAATACTTACGGCAGTCCGCGTATTACCAGAGAACTACACAAAAAGAATATTAAAATATCCAGAGTGAGGGTAGCCAAACTGATGAGAAAGGCCGGGTTAAGAAGTATTGTCAAGAAAAAATTTAAGGTGACCACAGACTCCACCCATAAGTTTTCGGTACCGGAGAATATATTGGACCGTGATTTTAAACCGGGAACACTTGGTGCAGTATGGGTATCAGACATCACTTACATCAAAACGCAGCAGGGATGGTTGTATCTGACAACTGTAATCGATCTGGGAGATCGAAAAGTAATTGGATGGGCTTTAAGTGAGACTATGAATGCGGTAGATACGGTGATTTCTGCTTTTAAAATGGCACAAAAAGCAAGGCCAATCACCCAGAAACTAATATTCCATTCCGATCGTGGCGTACAGTATGCCTGTCATGAGTTCAGCTCTATGGTGGAAAAAAATCCACTCATCATAAGAAGCATGAGTAGAAAGGGAAATTGCTGGGATAATGCTGTCGCTGAAAGTTTTTTCAAGACACTGAAAGCGGAATGTATATATCAGCATAAATTCGCTCACAGGAAGCAAGCTGCGCTTATTGTCTTTGAATATATTGAGACTTGGTACAACCGAAAAAGGCAACATTCTGCCTTAGGATACTTATCACCAGAGGAGTTTACTAGAAAAATAAATAAACAAAATATTGCAGCTTAA
- a CDS encoding Crp/Fnr family transcriptional regulator gives MEESLKQLFKEKIYSYHKISQVSFENLLKIATVVNLERNQVLVQQGSIGREFCFLHTGYLRAYISDEKGQIYNKNIAVGGDFVASTVSCILNRPSKFTLQAITHCSLLSLSYKKFRELLFQTDDLKSFYINYLEKNWVIDKEEREVSIVMEEAQIRYEKFLKCHSIIENYVPLRDIASHLGITPTQLSRIRKQLK, from the coding sequence ATGGAAGAATCTTTGAAACAACTCTTTAAGGAAAAAATATACTCATATCATAAAATTTCACAAGTTTCATTTGAGAATCTTTTAAAAATAGCAACAGTTGTGAACCTCGAAAGAAATCAAGTACTTGTGCAACAGGGTTCCATTGGACGTGAGTTTTGCTTTTTGCACACAGGTTATTTAAGAGCATATATAAGTGATGAAAAGGGACAAATTTATAACAAGAATATTGCTGTTGGGGGTGACTTTGTCGCATCGACAGTTTCCTGCATTCTAAATCGTCCCTCAAAATTTACCCTTCAAGCCATAACCCACTGTTCATTATTGAGTCTTTCCTATAAAAAGTTCAGAGAACTGCTTTTCCAAACAGATGACCTAAAATCCTTTTATATTAATTATCTTGAAAAGAATTGGGTCATCGATAAAGAAGAACGAGAAGTATCCATCGTCATGGAGGAAGCTCAAATTAGATATGAGAAATTTTTAAAATGTCATTCTATTATAGAGAACTACGTACCCTTACGGGATATCGCTTCCCATCTCGGTATTACCCCCACTCAGCTTAGCAGAATTCGTAAGCAGTTAAAATAA